The following proteins come from a genomic window of bacterium:
- a CDS encoding flagellar biosynthesis anti-sigma factor FlgM, with product MKISDRGKWGALVDETRRAVDALSEGRSLRIEEIRSALRDGTYRVDGKRVAEKMVSDAVRELRERPR from the coding sequence TTGAAGATTTCCGATCGGGGGAAGTGGGGCGCGCTGGTCGACGAGACGCGCCGTGCCGTCGACGCGCTCTCCGAGGGCCGCTCGCTGCGGATCGAGGAGATCCGGTCGGCGCTACGGGACGGGACGTATCGGGTCGACGGGAAACGGGTCGCCGAAAAGATGGTCTCCGACGCCGTCCGGGAGCTACGCGAACGCCCCCGCTGA